The window CACccaatgtaataaatattacTATATATTTCTGTATATGCCAATTTTAGTTGGTTTTTGTTTCTACTTTAATATAATGTCAGCGCAACTACTAGCTATATCCTATAATATCAAGTCAGACCAATTATTATACGTTTCTCATTTTTCTAATGAGTActgattttgattattttgtttataatgtGTTTGGTAAGACCGATAATACAAGATTGGCTGCACCTAGTAGTTCAACTCGACCATCTTCTGAGCCGTCCATGGACTTGGCCAATCATTCTCAGTTTCAACTTCCTCAGCCTTCTAAATCAATTAAGgtctctatctttttttttataaagttatagTTGCCTTGTTGATATATAAATGGAATTTAATCTTAGACTTGTTCAAGTCATTTTATAAGTTAATGAGTCATTTTGAAATGTTATGGCAGAAAGAAGGGAACCGCAAGGGTCCTGCCTCATCGGACTACGACATACCAAAATCATCAGACCCTAAGGTGAGTGTTGTCATAtatgaacaagatcaaaacattttttttacatttttgtttttgatagtTTCTTCTCgtcatgtttattaatttaaaatttcaacagACATTGAGAAGACTAGCACAGAACAGAGAAGCAGCAAGGAAAAGCAGATTACGAAAAAAAGTCAGCATATATACACTCCATGAGAATAcgttatgcaaaaaaaaaaactttattataaaaGAATGATATACTAACGTTGTGTATGTTGGTAAATTATGACAGGCTTATGTTCAGCAACTTGAGTCATGTAGGATCAAGCTAAGCCAACTAGAACAAGAGATTCAACGGGCCAGATCCCAAGTAAACAGTCTTACATGTCTTTAAAGTTATCTATTTCACCAAGAGTCTATAATTTACTATTTTGATTTCTGATGTTTAATTAGGGCGTATTTTTCGGAGGGTCTCTTATAGGAGGAGATCAACAGCAAGGCGGACTACCCACTGGTCCCGGCAACACCAGCTCTGGTACGTAACAGTTTCATGCATGTATATGACTGAATTAAAAACCATAGATTTCGTGAACAGAAAATGAGAATAATTGAGTAAGTGCAACGTGAAGCAGAAGCAGCGGTGTTTGATATGGAATACACGAGGTGGCTAGAGGAGCAGCAGAGGCTGTTAACCGAACTAAGGATGGCTACACAAGAGCACTTGGCCGAGAACGAGCTTAGGATGTTTGTAGACAATTGTTTAGCTCACTATGACCATTTGATTAACCTCAAGGCCATGGTCGCTAAGACCGATGTGTTCCACCTTATCTCTGGCGCTTGGAAAACTCCAGCCGAACGTTGCTTCTTGTGGATGGGAGGTTTCCGCCCATCTGAGATCATTAAGGTAAATCTCGTCTTTGTTTACAcaaaatcaattatattttatatatgtcaGTATGTTTTCttatacattttattatttCCTTCTACTTGTGTGGTACACCCCCACACAACTTAAGATAATCATAAATTTAGCTATCGTTTAGTAGGATGTGTCTAAATTAGTCATGATGTAAACTAATCAATGTGGATCATTAGATAATCctagatttttgatttttactgGCTATATTAAATCATATCTTATACACTAGATTAATCCACATTCCAGAATTCAGTCATTGAACATAATCAAATAATGTGGATACTTGTTGCagaaatatattattatgaCTAAAATAGtgacatttattatttttaaagacatgttgaaaggattTAGtacttaatataaatttttgattttctcCGGTTTATTTTTACAAGTTTTGGTCTTTGTTTTCAAGACGGTAAGTTATAGTAATAATAGATAAGACAGAAAAGACACAAGAGTATAGTGATTTTGTAGGACGAGGTATatataacattgcatgtttAAAGCCAACATATATGTTTATACAGTATACATGTccttatattaagaaaaatagtaagggttacaaaaaaaatatttatagaaaataaaaagaagagaagaatgcGTGCAGTTGTGTGATTGCGAAGTATTTCTAGAAAAGGTTAGGTTTTGGCATAATGTAAAAAGAAAGTGCCTGTCTGTTTTTTCGATATATGGACCATATAATAGAGAGATATAACGAAAAAGCACCATGAAATTTAACAGAGCcaacaattacaaaaaaaaaagcaatgctTTAATCTTTATGTCCTTTTTAGTGAAAACAGAATACAAATAAGAGATTTTGGGTGTAGGTAGTAACTTTTGCATGTACACGAAACATTTAATGCATTCAACGTTTTTATGCGTGCATCATCTATTACGACCGTACGTTCTCATATTTTTCTCCTAAccttgtaaatatatattatatttatgtgTGGTTTAATTAATGTAAAACGCTTGCAGGTGATTGTGAATCAGATAGAACAATTGACAGAGCAACAAATAGTTGGGATTTGTGGGCTGCAACAGTCCACACACGAGGCAGAAGAGGCACTCTCACAAGGTCTTGAGGCATTGAATCAGTCGCTTTCCGATAGTATTGTATCCGACTCTCTTTCGCCTGCCTCTGCACAATTTCCTCCTCATCTATCCAATTTTATGTCACACATGTCCTTAGCTCTCAACAAACTCTCTGCTCTAGAGGGCTTCGTTCTTCAGGTACCCTCTAAtccatttcttcttatttaaaaCTGAAGTTTACACGAAACTATATACGTATACcaatctttatatatcaaatatatatagagatgaTATTCAAGTGGTCCCTGAGGGGCGAGGGCTGTGGTCCTAATCAGACTAGGATTACATATTTCGATTATTGAACTACTCCTTATTAAACactatcatatattcatatatatttggTTGTTATAACACGCTATCTACAACTATATggatatttatatgtttgtgttcaactcatatatattatatatgcgtACCGTCGTCGGTCTTTATTGGTTAGAGAGGATATTCGTAATTATAgtggttgatttttgtttggaaGAATATTACTATAGGAGAACATTCAAACTAATTTGCAAACttattaactatatatatatctttatgtGTGTTTATGAGAAATGAAATGTATTTGGCATCTTGATTCCGACATTATGTAGGTAGGTGTCTAACCAACACTTGTCTTGTATCAACTTGGTCGGGTTGCTTTACTTAGCAGATcaagtttatttaatttaatattaattccCTTAATTGTTTACTAGTTTAGAACATGCAAGTTTATGAAAACAAATTATAGATATGCTTGTATAAGCTATAAAAGTGACAGcccatatacatatataatgttctACATGCAACTGGACAATTAGTATAATACTGTATAACATCCATGGATATACAAATTGTCATCTTTCATTTAAtaatatcttattattttttatgtgttCATTCGTGTTTAGCTACACGCTTAAAAAATTTCATCTCCAaatgtttaaaaagaaaaaagaaaaaggtcCAATTCCTAATGAGGTTGTAAATATGGAGTTAGATTACTGAAATAGGATAAGTGATACAAACTTCTAAAAACGGACGTGACAACTGCCACCATGAAtgtatgtatttttaatatatttttttagcaCTTAAGAATGTATGTATTTGTATATTCACATATATAGTCCAAAAGCATACACATATATCACATCAaatggaaacatggattgcttGGAGCCCATATCATTCCATGATGTCATGGACGTAACCGTCCCGAGTATCTCATCCTCCTAAAACACTCGTTTTCGAAAGTTTCCTTTACATTACATTACTGGTACGGTATGCATTTCTAGTTATATCATAGGCTAATTATCTAGTTAATAATCAAAAAGTAATAGTATTATGAAGCATGGCGTGGGGCCGAGATGTGGAATTCACGGTTCCACTTGACAATTCAGTGTCGTGTTTTTTTTTCCGGTTAAAATTCAGTTTCGTGTTTTTATCAATGTAGCACAAGCTTTGATTTTTGTTCGATCAACATGTTGAATAATCGGCATTCATTAGTCGCCATTCAACCATATAATGTTAGGTCATGGAGACTAATCATTTGATTGATGATTCAGTTTCttcaaaatacaaaattttaattaagtaCTCCattaatatcttaattttccAAGTTATGAGATTATAGTCATGGTCCATATTCAATACATTGCCCTTAATTAGTCTTAGTCAATAACATGAAGGCAATTTTTTCCATATTATTTTATCTCGCTGTTACTATTGCTCCATTTTCTATTTCTTTGTATAGTTTTGAGTCTTTTGACTAATACATTAAAAACTCACAGGCGGATAATCTGAGGCACCAAACGATCCATAGGTTGAACCAATTGTTGACGACCCGTCAAGAAGCACGTTGTATTCTAGCCGTTGCGGAGTATTTCCACCGTCTTCAGGCTCTAAGTTCTCTCTGGCTAGCCCGTCCACGCCAAGATGGATGATACCACTGATGAGGAGAAAAACAAGAGAATCGGTTGATTAGTTAGCCAGCTTGACCTcttttatgatattttctacAAAACTTAATATATCAGTCCATATAAATATGCTTTTATGATGCAGATGATAATAGAAAAGTATTTCATACCTTTAATTCTTCTTTGAGCATGTGAAAGTCAAGACTTGATCTTCGATTCCAAACACAAGAACATAGACAGTgacttatttttataaaaatatgaaaaacaagTGAAAGGTAAGAGGAGAAGTCTGGCAACAACTTTGCGATTGCATGCAAGAATGAGGACAGAGAGACAGAAAGAAAGAGGAATAGTTAGGTCAAAATTAAGCATCGGCGAGTTAGGAAGGTGACAAATGGTGAGTCTTGTAGGAAACAATCAGGGACTTTGGGATCAGTACCGTTTTGCTCTGGGTTCAACGGCCTCTTTCTCATTCATCTTTACTTTTCATGTCTTTGCTGTCAGCTGTTTTTgtctaaaaaaaactttaaacgaTGGTGAAACAACGAAACAAGAATTTATTTTACTCCACAAAAACTAGATTGATTCTATTTACACCAACAATCAAATATTATAAACTTTCAAACAAAATTAACTGTTGGACTATTTACACCGTGCATTGTCCTGGTGTGGGCCACTGAGACGAAAGGTGTGTAGTGTTGTGTTGTGTCCCTAAccgcttctttttttttttattaaaaagttttgCATTCACGCTCGAAGTAAAGAAACAAGAGACTTGGTTTTATACTAAACTCATAGCAAAACGGTGCTGATCAACAAGCTATAAGTAGGCCTATTTAATTTTGGGTTTAGGCCCAATAAATTTGGGGTGAAAGTCCTACTAAATTTGGTTTTAGACCAAGCTTAACAACACATTGAAGgataataccaaaaatataataagttttcACATCAAATCTTTTTGATAAGGAGGCAAAAGTCTGAATACAAGTATTGAATACAATGCGAGAAATCCAAAATGCCATGGTAATAAACTAAGCAGTAAATAATAAAGGTCCCAATAATAAATAGAGTAGACACACtcacaagaacaacaacaacaaaaaacacaaGTTCCAAACAGAGAAGACCTCGAGTCATACAGAAGTTGGCACTATTTAAAGCATCATATCTGCTTTAGAAGGCAACTTCCTAAAGAAGTTACTTGGAGCAGAAGGCATCTTACTCCTAAACTTAGGATGCCTCATCCAATACATCCCAGCCGCAAGAGCCACGATCTTAAAAGGCGTCACATACAACACCATCGCAGCCACAAGACACGTAATCACAAACAAGCAAGTCGCACGCGGATCTCTCCAACTCAACAACGCTTGAAACCTCTCCCCTTGCGTTGCAATATCTCCAACAACCATCTGGATCCTACCCGCAACGCTTCTCAACCTATCATACCTCATCTTCACGACATCTTGCCCCTTTGATGTCGGGAAAGTATCAAACTCCTCATCTAGCTCATCTGCTGTAGCAGCTTCAGCCCAAGAGATCTTTGTGTCCATGTGAGGAGGGTGACGCGGCCTGAACCTGAAACTCCAGAGACCTATCAAGAACATGTAGAGGAAAGCTGTTGGGAGGATCAGCTCTGGATAACAAATCAGTATAAAGAAGAGAACATGGAAGAGTATAGTCGTCAGAGGGTTCTTCCAGTAGCAGACGTCTCCAAGCCATTTGCTCATAGCAATCAAGCTTGAGAACACAGAGACTATCCTGAAGAAGTTAGCTTTGCTTCTCCTCATGCTCCACATGTGTGAATCAACATCAAGCATGTACTCTACTATCTCTTTCCTCAGAGGAGGCTCTGCTCTTGCTAACCGCGCCGCGACAATGCTCATTGCTTGGTATCTAAGACTGTCTAGTTGGTTCACAGTGAAGGGGTGGAGATAATGCATCTTCGGAAGGAGAGGATGGCCATAAAGATACATCATATGAGCCAAAGAAAGACAAGTGAATCTCACAGCTAGTTGTACCTCTCCCATCTTCTTTAACCCTTTTGTTTGCAGCACAAGTAAAGGGTAAGAGTGAGTGTAGATTCTATCTGCCTCTAGGGTTGATAATCTGATCCTTACTTTCCCTATTCTTGCATCAACTTTAGCTCCATTGTTGGACTTCTCACTCCCACCAAGATGACAGTTATCAAACACTCCAAGTGTAATAACAGTACAAGGATCATACACTTCCCACATGTACTGCTCATTCCACTTAGGGCTAAAGCTCTCGATGATGGTTCTTGTCCTAACCCACTTTTGTCCGTACTTGGCGACACAGTAAGGATCTGTCGTCGCTTTACCGTCTTTAGTCTTCATTGGCGAAAGCCCTTGAGCACTCAAGATACCTACTTCAAGGATCCCTATAGGTTTCTTCCATAGTTGCCTTGCCGTGGGTTTCACGTCACTGATGTAAAGTGTTGATTCGTCCATTACATGGTACCCTCCTTCAAGACAAACTCGCAGGTGAATGCGGCTAGAGAATTTGAGCTCGTGTCTCTTGTCTCCTTCCAACGCACCAAACCCAAATTTCTCAAGATTGTACCATTTGGAGTGAACAGCTCTGTGATCTAATCTTTTCTCAAACGCATTCAACGGTGAGATCAGCCTCCCCATGACTTCATCTTTAGCTGAAGAAACCTTGTTCTCAACCGTCAAGAAGAACTGTTCCTCAAACGGCTCAGCAGCTACAAAGACAAGATCTTCATTCCACATAGGGTTCGTTGTCTTGTTAGGACATAGCTTTGTCTTCAGAATCTGGTTCCCAACTTGAACCTTAACAAAAGCTTGAGGCGGTTGGCTCCTATCACTAGGCTCAACATCTTGTGCCTCAATCACATTAACCCGGAGATACCACAGTTTTGGAGATACATAAACCTTAGCTCTGACGCTTTGCACACCTTCTCCTTGAACAGAGGAAGCATCTGAATGCCAAGCATCAGGAAACGCTTCATCAGCTTGCGTCCCAAGCCAAACCGCCACCATAACCTCTCCTCTCTTCTTGGCTTCTCCGCGGCGAGCTTCTAGTCTATACCATTGAGGCGCAAGTGGACTATCAGGTGGAACTCTTGTAGGTATCTCATGCATATCAAACACAACCTTCCCTATATAATCATCTCTCGTAACCATCTCCTTGTCGCGCACGAACACTTCAACGGTAGAGGACTGGATCTTGTCTTTGGAGAAGGCGAAAACCTGGTTCCACTCAGGGTTTGTTCTTTTCTCGAAGTGCTTAGTCTTTCCTTTGTAGTTTCCTATCTTGACTTCCACGTAAGGGTCGCAGTTGCTTGTGACAGGGTTTGGAGGAAGGTCCTTGGCTTTGACCACACGGACGTAGAGATAAAACATTTGTTCGACGAGGTCGTATGTGCTTGCTACTCGCTCGCTGCTTATCCATCCACTTCCTCCACGTTGTCCTCCGTGTGGCCATTTCTCTCCGAGGTCTGGTTTCATGTCTTTGAGCTTGTAATCTTCTTGGCTCTTAGCTCCATCTTTTGCCATGGTTTTAGGTTACCTTGAACCAAATGATTATCTGTCTCCCATAAAAAAAGTGTTTTAGTTTCAGAAAATGATTAGGGAAAACAAGTGGATCTTAAGAAACTAATGTATCTTCTCAGAACTGATTCAAAACCCTAAGTAAGTAGTATttagtaattttcttttaatctcAAAAAATTAAACTGATAGGATTCTAGACGCACAGTTAGTTCTGTTTCCATGAACTCATTCAAATGTTTGCAGGAAAATACAGAATATACTTAATCATGTAAATTGAAGAATTAGTCCAAAAACATAGTTTAACAatctaaaaaaatcttttaatttttttaaaacaagttATTAAAGAAAACGAATGAAAATATAATCTATAGTATAAGAATGAACAAGAAACTGAGCTAGTTTTATTTGACTAGCAGTATTTCAAGAAcaagaaattatataaaagattTATGAACTACATCCAcaatgtatgtatgtatataaaaaaagttatgtAAAGAAGATTAGTATACGAAGTAGCACCTTAACAAAGATGTTGAAGAAGTTGCCAGAAAACTCTCTGTTTGGTTGTACTATGAGAAACGGAACCAAGAATTCAAGATTGTTGCGGAATCAAAATTTGGTTTGAtaaaaaagaataacaaatcaaCAAAGAGAAGGAGTAAATAAGGAACAAAGAGAaacaattttatttgaaaaagaGGAATCAAATGAAAAAGCAAATTCGATAAAGATtaatctttttctctctcttttttcagCTTCTTCTTTTATAGGGAAGCTGATTCCTTCTTTTTCGTTTTATTAAATAGGGAACCTGATTCTTGGTTAGACTTTGATCTTTATGTACATTCAGAAAACTTTGCAGCACTGAGAAAGAAACATGCATATTATCACAAAAGGAAGAGAAAGGTGGGTGTGGAATAAGTTCTTATATTGGTTCTTTATCGAAAAAAGTTATCGATTGGTTCTACTTCTTCTAACAATTATTTGGTGTGTAAACTAGTTCAAAATTGGAAGAGTATAATTCAATCTTACGGACTCCCATGCATAACTCTCATTTGGGCTTCACTTCTGAAGGCCCACCAACTTTCTCAACTAAATCCACATGAGTACAGGCCCACCAACTTTCTCAACTAAAACCACATGAGTTCACTCTCACCCGTACCGACGCCGTAAGCGTTCATGGGAATTGGAAGACAAACAAACAGGAATGCTTTATTTGTTAGTTTAGACGTGAGTATTATTCAAAATCAGCACGGCAATTTGTTTACCACGTGGTATGGTCAGCAAAATAACTAATAAAGTATTACACCTTCGCCATGCATTACCCTACTACCATGCTCACATTCATAGAATTAGCCTATAAATCATCAGAGTTTTCATTAGAAAGCAAACACACCATGGATAAGATAACGACTACATTGCTCTTTTCCTTGTTCGCTCTCCTCCTCACGGCCTCTTTGTCAAAAGATCTCTGTCACAAAGATGACGAAAACGCCCTCCTCAAGATCAAGAAGTCCCTTAACAACCCTTACACCATCATTTCCTGGGACCCCAAAGACGACTGCTGCACCTGGGTCTCCGTTGAGTGCGGCGACGCAACTGTTGATCACCGCGTCATCTCCCTAGACATATCAAACGACGATGTCTCCGCTCAGATCCCTCCTGAAGTCGGCGACTTATCGTATCTACAAACCCTCATATTCCGCAAACTCCCTAACCTCACCGGTGAAATCAAACCTACCATCGCCAAGCTCAAGTATCTTCGTTTTCTCTGGCTCAGCTGGACCAACCTGACCGGTCCGGTTCCTGAATTTTTGAGTCAGCTCAAGGATCTAGAGTACATTAACCTTTCCTTCAATGACCTCTCTGGTTCCATACCCGGTTCTCTCTCTTTGTTACCTAAACTCGGGATTCTTGAACTAAGCAGGAACAAACTTACAGGTGATCGATCACTCACTCTCTTTGTCTATCTTGGCAAGGCCGGTTTGGAGCTTAGATAAAACATTCGCCTTGGtctttaaaaattttaagtgaTATTATACATAGATTGCATGGCcccatattaatttttaaaaaattgttaagattaatttaaaaatgtGTACCGTCTCATATCTTGGCTATTAGTCATTATTAATCTAACCTATACTGTACACTAATTGTTAGGTTCAATACATATATTGCATGGCctcatattattaaaaaaaattgttaagattaattttaaaatgtttattgtCGCATATTTTATCTATTAGTCATTATTAATCTAACTTATACTTTAAAATTCTTGTTAGGTTCAATACCAGAGTCATTTGGAGCGTTTAAAGGAGTGGTACCTCCTGAGCTTTTTCTATCGCACAACCAGCTATCCGGTTCGATACCAAAATCACTAGGAAACCTCGATTTTCACCGGATCGATTTCTCCCATAACAAGCTTGAAGGTGATGCTTCGATGATGTTTGGAGCCAAAAAGACGTCATGGTCCGTTGATTTATCAAGAAACAAGCTCCAGTTTGATATTTCCAAGGTTAAAGTGGCTACAACAGTTAATAACTTAGACTTGAATCACAATAAGATCACAGGGAGTATCCCGGTTCAATGGACCGAGCTTACTCTTCAGTCTTTCAATGTAAGTTATAACCGACTTTGTGGACGAATACCCCAGGGAGGGGACCTTCAGATATTTGATGCTTATGCATATGTACACAACAAGTGCTTGTGTGGTGCACCTCTTCAGAGTTGCAACGTGGAGATTCAAGCAACCGATCTTTATCTAAATTTACCATCAGAATAAATCATGTATAAGGACATCTGTATGTTATATTCGgaatgattaataaaaatgaataaattgTATTTGATGAATTCACTGCACATTTTCAAAATGTATTAGATCCATCCGCGAGCAACGACTATGGTTGGCCATGGAGATTGAAACAATTACGGATTTGAAACTCTGATACCCCAGCATAGAGCCATGAGATAACATATGATATACCAAATTGATCATTCTACCCTGACTCAGTAGCAAGTAGATACATGACCATATCTTATACACAAACCACAAGCGagaaaatataaatcaatatgCAAACTAATGAGGAGTAAGCAACCAACCATTTCACATTCGTTTCTGAAAGTACAAGGCTAACTTAAGAATGTAATCGtggaaaacatataatatattagtataattttatcattattttagtaaattatgTTAGGTTTGGTTGAACCGGAATTTGatcaataaaattacaaattgCCAACGTTTGGTTAAGCAAACAAGCCGCGAAGAAAACATGTGTCGTCGATCGCACGGAAGCAACCCGAAGGCATCAGAGGATTTGTCTTCTCTTCCTCTGTTTttccctgttttttttttgtgtttcattGTTACTCAAAATCATTCAACTGAACTGAATAACTAACAgaataaaatataagatattattgagtttttttgttCTATAATGTGGAGTTTTTGTAATATTTCCGCATCTTTATTTTGAACTGAGAATTACAACAGGATGCTAATATAGCGCCACCTTCTCTTGTGTCTTGATATAAACAacaaataatttcaaaatttctgTAAATAATAACCCAAGAATTTGAAGTTAGAAAGAAGCATGtgttacaacaacaacaacaacaggaTCCAAATCAAGCTCCTCTTGTGTCAAAGCCTCAAACATCGGATGTTTCTCTAAGCAAGACTTCATCTACTCACCAATCTCCTCAACATCAGTGATCGTGTAAACAATCCCACCACCTCTAAGAACGTAAGCATACTCATCAAGCAAATCAACGCTGATCACTCTCCCCCTGTGATTCTTCTCCTTGACATGCGGATTGGGAAAGAGGAAAAACATCTTCGAAAGCTGTCCTTTCTCAAAGTAGTTAGGAACGTACTTCATTGAGTTTGTCCTAACGACATAGGCGCTCTCATACTCTCCCTCAGGGCTAAGATCCGTTCCTTGACGTATTCAGTGACTTTATCTCTCAGCTCCATACCGATCATTAGAGTATCGGGAAAGAGTGTGTAAAGGGAGATGAGAAGGCCACCTTAGCCGCATCCGATATCTGCGAACTCAATCTTCTTGGAGGTTTTGGTGTTAGCTTTGGGGAAGTGAAGTGAAAGTGCGACGTGAGATGGAGAGATGGGAATGGGGAAGTGAGAATCGCTGAGTGGGTTGCTATGAGCTCTTTCTCTGTAGAATCTCTTCCGGGGAAGGCCTGTGGACTTGCTGAAAGTTGGTTTCGTTTCGCTGTCGCTATCGTCTGTTTACACTTATAACGGTAATAACTAACTCCAAGGTTGGATTGGACCTTTCACTTTTGGGCCTTATTTTCAAATTGCGAACTCCTCTGCATTATTCTCATTTTGGGCTTTTTCTTTTGAAGGCCCAGTCACTTTCTCGACTCAAATGTCTCTTCCGGTTTAGGAGTCCAGTCAATTGAACCAGACCGGAAATCGATCCGTGAGTTTCACACGCACCGTCGGTTAGCAATcaaaatactttattttaaaagtcACACACCAGAACTTATTTAACACGTGGTCTATTCAGCAAAAGTAATAACTAAAACCATACCCTACCATGTTTCCCACTCACTGCGTTACTCTCGTTAGCCTATATAAATCATCACAAGTTTCCAGTTGAGctcaaacacaaacacaacaaCACACTATGGGTAAGACAACGATACTGCTCTTGCTCTTGTTCGCTCTCCTCCTCACCACATCTTTATCCAAAGACCTCTGTCACAAAGATGACAAAAACACCCTCCTCAAGATCAAGAAAGCCATGAACGACCCTTACACCATCATCTCCTGGGACCCCAAGGACGACTGCTGCACCTGGTACTCCGTTGAGTGCGGCAACGCAAACCGCGTCACCTCTCTAGACTTATCAGACGACGACGTCTCCGCTCAGATCCCTCCTGAAGTCGGCGACTTGCCTTATCTACAATACCTCACGTTCCGCAAACTCCCTAACCTCACCGGTGAAATCCCACCCACCATCGCCAAGCTCAAGTATCTCAAATCTCTCTGGCTCAGCTGGAACAGCCTGACCGGCCCGGTTCCTGAATTTCTGAGCCAGCTCAAGAACCTAGAGTACATTAACCTTTCTTTCAATAAACTCTCTGGCTCCATACCCGGTTCTCTCTCTTTGTTACCTAAACTAGATTTTCTTGAACTAAGCAGGAACAAGCTTACAGGTAATCACTCATTCTCTTTGTCTCCATTAGTCTTTTATTAACAAGctgtaattttaaaaatctcaTTTATCAAAATATACAATTAGGTCCCATACCAGAGTCATTTGGATCATTTAAAAGAGCAGTATATGGGATTTACCTATCGCACAACCAGCTGTCCGGTTCTATACCAAAATCACTAGGCAACATCGACTTTAACACCATTGATCTTTCCCGGAACAAGCTTGAAGGTGATGCGTCCATGTTGTTTGGAGTAAAAAAGACGACATGGCACATTGACTTATCTAGAAACATGTTCCAGTTCGATATCTCCAAGGTTAAGGTCGCTAAGACAGT of the Brassica rapa cultivar Chiifu-401-42 chromosome A03, CAAS_Brap_v3.01, whole genome shotgun sequence genome contains:
- the LOC103855703 gene encoding transcription factor TGA10 isoform X2; the protein is MQGHHQNHHQQLSSASATSSNGNFMNKDGYDLGEIDPSLFLYLDGQGHHDPPSTAPLPHHHTNQNLAMRPPTSTLNIFPSQPMHIEPPPSSTPNTDNTRLAAPSSSTRPSSEPSMDLANHSQFQLPQPSKSIKKEGNRKGPASSDYDIPKSSDPKTLRRLAQNREAARKSRLRKKAYVQQLESCRIKLSQLEQEIQRARSQGVFFGGSLIGGDQQQGGLPTGPGNTSSEAAVFDMEYTRWLEEQQRLLTELRMATQEHLAENELRMFVDNCLAHYDHLINLKAMVAKTDVFHLISGAWKTPAERCFLWMGGFRPSEIIKVIVNQIEQLTEQQIVGICGLQQSTHEAEEALSQGLEALNQSLSDSIVSDSLSPASAQFPPHLSNFMSHMSLALNKLSALEGFVLQADNLRHQTIHRLNQLLTTRQEARCILAVAEYFHRLQALSSLWLARPRQDG
- the LOC103855703 gene encoding transcription factor TGA10 isoform X1 encodes the protein MQGHHQNHHQQLSSASATSSNGNFMNKDGYDLGEIDPSLFLYLDGQGHHDPPSTAPLPHHHTNQNLAMRPPTSTLNIFPSQPMHIEPPPSSTPNTDNTRLAAPSSSTRPSSEPSMDLANHSQFQLPQPSKSIKKEGNRKGPASSDYDIPKSSDPKTLRRLAQNREAARKSRLRKKAYVQQLESCRIKLSQLEQEIQRARSQGVFFGGSLIGGDQQQGGLPTGPGNTSSAEAAVFDMEYTRWLEEQQRLLTELRMATQEHLAENELRMFVDNCLAHYDHLINLKAMVAKTDVFHLISGAWKTPAERCFLWMGGFRPSEIIKVIVNQIEQLTEQQIVGICGLQQSTHEAEEALSQGLEALNQSLSDSIVSDSLSPASAQFPPHLSNFMSHMSLALNKLSALEGFVLQADNLRHQTIHRLNQLLTTRQEARCILAVAEYFHRLQALSSLWLARPRQDG
- the LOC103855703 gene encoding transcription factor TGA10 isoform X3, which translates into the protein MQGHHQNHHQQLSSASATSSNGNFMNKDGYDLGEIDPSLFLYLDGQGHHDPPSTAPLPHHHTNQNLAMRPPTSTLNIFPSQPMHIEPPPSSTPNTDNTRLAAPSSSTRPSSEPSMDLANHSQFQLPQPSKSIKKEGNRKGPASSDYDIPKSSDPKTLRRLAQNREAARKSRLRKKAYVQQLESCRIKLSQLEQEIQRGVFFGGSLIGGDQQQGGLPTGPGNTSSAEAAVFDMEYTRWLEEQQRLLTELRMATQEHLAENELRMFVDNCLAHYDHLINLKAMVAKTDVFHLISGAWKTPAERCFLWMGGFRPSEIIKVIVNQIEQLTEQQIVGICGLQQSTHEAEEALSQGLEALNQSLSDSIVSDSLSPASAQFPPHLSNFMSHMSLALNKLSALEGFVLQADNLRHQTIHRLNQLLTTRQEARCILAVAEYFHRLQALSSLWLARPRQDG
- the LOC103855705 gene encoding FT-interacting protein 1, translating into MAKDGAKSQEDYKLKDMKPDLGEKWPHGGQRGGSGWISSERVASTYDLVEQMFYLYVRVVKAKDLPPNPVTSNCDPYVEVKIGNYKGKTKHFEKRTNPEWNQVFAFSKDKIQSSTVEVFVRDKEMVTRDDYIGKVVFDMHEIPTRVPPDSPLAPQWYRLEARRGEAKKRGEVMVAVWLGTQADEAFPDAWHSDASSVQGEGVQSVRAKVYVSPKLWYLRVNVIEAQDVEPSDRSQPPQAFVKVQVGNQILKTKLCPNKTTNPMWNEDLVFVAAEPFEEQFFLTVENKVSSAKDEVMGRLISPLNAFEKRLDHRAVHSKWYNLEKFGFGALEGDKRHELKFSSRIHLRVCLEGGYHVMDESTLYISDVKPTARQLWKKPIGILEVGILSAQGLSPMKTKDGKATTDPYCVAKYGQKWVRTRTIIESFSPKWNEQYMWEVYDPCTVITLGVFDNCHLGGSEKSNNGAKVDARIGKVRIRLSTLEADRIYTHSYPLLVLQTKGLKKMGEVQLAVRFTCLSLAHMMYLYGHPLLPKMHYLHPFTVNQLDSLRYQAMSIVAARLARAEPPLRKEIVEYMLDVDSHMWSMRRSKANFFRIVSVFSSLIAMSKWLGDVCYWKNPLTTILFHVLFFILICYPELILPTAFLYMFLIGLWSFRFRPRHPPHMDTKISWAEAATADELDEEFDTFPTSKGQDVVKMRYDRLRSVAGRIQMVVGDIATQGERFQALLSWRDPRATCLFVITCLVAAMVLYVTPFKIVALAAGMYWMRHPKFRSKMPSAPSNFFRKLPSKADMML